From Procambarus clarkii isolate CNS0578487 chromosome 14, FALCON_Pclarkii_2.0, whole genome shotgun sequence:
gttacacaggatcttccatttcaaaattttttattttttatttttatttttttccagcacgcacaaggaagcttgatgcagataaacttacattaggatcagaaggtgatagcgataatgccctggaaaaaaatcctgacgagctacaagtgcagcaggtgcataaagtccaaaaagtaccgcaggtgcaagaaattcaacaattacaaaaagttccgcaggtggaacatttacaaaaagttccgccggtgcaacaagggctaccattagcaatccttcagaaacagcaagaagtacaagtagtaaaatttgaaccacagggaactacaccaggaaaacagtgtagtaacaacggaatgggaattttaaaatacctgaggaaacaggtaaaaaaggacaaacaatagaaatggttccttacacattatttggtagtttataggtattttacttataatactttatattatgtctacagtttataatttagtttacagttaatttacttttcaacttccatatcttacatgaaggatttttactgtttttcatttttaaaaccttattagtatcatttatagtttagtgtcaattcacttataatacaatatatggaataatttactaaattcatttaactataataaatttaaataaacatttttaccccaggatgagtttcagtcaccctacccaaaaaattaatgtttctttattactaatcttgtgagaggtagcttattgtgcagcccatactcattctgtgagtgttagtttattgtgcaccccatagtcatcatgtcacccaagcctgctgcagctgcacctgaggggtggtgtagggaaccattagtgtactattatgatttgagagagagaatgctctgtggacagagcatcaatatggcttaaggcattgagctttgcctcaagatgaagcttgggctgatctctgatttgcttcttgggagtcttcatttacgtgcaccccatactcaaccactttgtagtaattaattgtgcaacccatactcatcctgttaccagtagtttgtgcaacccatacttatcctgtgatccctatccctctacttcaagtccctcaaggggcgcacgaattcagtttggcatactgcatcctgccttcccatccctagctactgacccatcacaatattttattttattttatttatatatatacaagtaggtacattggggttgtgagaatacattgaatagtacagtatttacaatcttgtaaagccactagtatgcgcagcgtttcaggcaggtccttaatctaacagataattttaagtaggtaatttctatcagaattgataaatgataataaatacattgtttacatacatacattacaaatacatacatataagctcaaaagcttcattgaaggttgtaacagaacccatgagcaccacaccagaaaaaaatacagttttgatattccaagaatacgactt
This genomic window contains:
- the LOC138364727 gene encoding uncharacterized protein, which produces MLTYLRGCGYESIVIYYKKGPARVTHGILPNNVIQEEDKKIFTTNFFLSRTRKLDADKLTLGSEGDSDNALEKNPDELQVQQVHKVQKVPQVQEIQQLQKVPQVEHLQKVPPVQQGLPLAILQKQQEVQVVKFEPQGTTPGKQCSNNGMGILKYLRKQVKKDKQ